A stretch of the Acidobacteriota bacterium genome encodes the following:
- the atpG gene encoding ATP synthase F1 subunit gamma, with the protein MPSLIDMRRRIRSVRNTQQITKAMKMISAARLRKAQERAFNARPYAGLLREVLASLAGRSENIQHPLLTERPQERITVLVLTGDRGLCGGFNTNILRATERFLAEHFDKQIEVIPIGRKGRDYLKRRVNVVQEYTGIYAKLAYSDAKTIASQLISAYSEGTTDGVYIIYNEFKSVISQKLTVTQLLPLKTLQPDAGAVSEQSAQSATQATDSSGTTDYLYEQPPQELLATLLPRNVEVQIFGSLLESNAAEHAARMTAMDAATSAAGDMIESLTLTMNRIRQAAITKEIIEIVSGAAAI; encoded by the coding sequence ATGCCCAGTTTGATTGACATGCGTCGGCGCATCCGCTCGGTGCGCAACACGCAGCAGATCACCAAAGCCATGAAGATGATCTCGGCGGCGCGTCTGCGCAAGGCGCAAGAGCGCGCTTTCAACGCGCGTCCCTACGCCGGACTGCTGCGTGAAGTGCTGGCGAGCCTCGCCGGACGTTCCGAGAACATCCAGCATCCGCTGCTGACCGAACGCCCGCAGGAACGCATCACCGTCCTGGTGCTCACTGGGGACCGCGGGCTGTGCGGCGGATTCAACACCAATATCCTGCGCGCCACCGAGCGCTTTCTCGCCGAGCACTTCGATAAACAGATTGAAGTGATCCCCATTGGGCGCAAAGGCCGCGACTATCTGAAGCGGCGCGTGAACGTCGTGCAGGAATACACCGGCATCTACGCGAAGCTCGCTTACAGCGACGCCAAGACCATCGCCAGCCAGTTGATCTCCGCGTACTCGGAAGGCACGACCGACGGCGTATACATAATCTACAACGAGTTCAAGAGTGTCATCTCTCAAAAACTGACCGTGACGCAATTGCTGCCCCTAAAGACCCTCCAACCAGACGCCGGAGCAGTGTCCGAACAATCTGCGCAATCTGCGACCCAAGCCACAGATAGTTCTGGTACCACTGACTACCTCTACGAACAGCCGCCGCAGGAACTGCTCGCCACCCTGCTGCCACGCAATGTGGAAGTGCAAATTTTCGGTTCGCTGCTGGAGTCCAACGCCGCCGAGCACGCCGCGCGCATGACCGCCATGGACGCGGCCACCTCCGCCGCCGGCGACATGATCGAAAGCCTCACCCTGACCATGAACCGCATCCGCCAGGCCGCCATCACCAAGGAAATCATCGAGATCGTCAGCGGCGCCGCCGCGATCTAA
- a CDS encoding Sua5/YciO/YrdC/YwlC family protein, with product MAEIIPIRWPRPGEAPEPDKIAMAAARIRRGEIIAIPTDTLYCLIADPFNLSAVSRVYRAKSRPHDRSLPMFVASIDQAAEMAQHLPSIFYLLAHRYWPGPLSMIVEAGGTVPLKATGNTRRLSLRQPKSAIAAALLAEMGTPLIATSANISGHSTCGTAAETSLALGDSVSLIFEAETSESAPRVESVQLSDSLIIDTPTLSPLPAPASPYPYAAVPTATTIDLTTPAWRLIREGVVSEVELREFLGG from the coding sequence TTGGCTGAGATCATTCCCATTCGGTGGCCCCGCCCGGGCGAAGCGCCCGAGCCCGATAAAATTGCAATGGCCGCCGCACGCATCCGTCGCGGCGAGATCATCGCCATCCCCACCGACACGCTTTACTGCCTGATCGCTGACCCCTTCAACCTGTCCGCCGTCAGCCGCGTCTATCGCGCCAAGAGCCGCCCGCACGACCGCTCACTGCCCATGTTTGTCGCCTCCATCGATCAGGCGGCGGAGATGGCGCAGCATCTGCCGTCCATCTTCTATCTGCTGGCGCACCGCTATTGGCCGGGGCCGCTCAGCATGATTGTCGAGGCGGGCGGCACGGTGCCGCTGAAGGCCACGGGCAACACGCGCCGGTTGAGCCTGCGCCAGCCGAAGAGCGCCATCGCCGCGGCGCTGCTCGCCGAGATGGGCACGCCGCTGATCGCCACCAGCGCCAACATCTCCGGCCACTCCACCTGCGGGACCGCTGCCGAAACCAGTCTCGCGCTCGGCGACTCCGTCTCGCTGATCTTTGAAGCCGAGACCTCCGAATCGGCGCCGCGCGTCGAGAGCGTGCAACTCTCCGACTCCCTCATCATCGACACACCCACCCTGTCCCCGCTCCCCGCTCCCGCCTCGCCCTACCCCTATGCCGCCGTCCCCACCGCCACCACCATTGACCTGACCACGCCTGCCTGGCGTTTGATCCGCGAAGGCGTGGTGAGCGAGGTGGAGTTGCGAGAGTTTCTTGGGGGTTAG